The following coding sequences are from one Triticum aestivum cultivar Chinese Spring chromosome 5A, IWGSC CS RefSeq v2.1, whole genome shotgun sequence window:
- the LOC123106959 gene encoding oleosin 16 kDa: MAGEQAFHRGGVHGGGSAIGPDYMRAIRGDDDYYGGHGQGHSQPAAVTLAKGVAAAAAAGSMLLLSALTLTGTVLALIVATPLLVLFSPVLVPAAIAATVLTAGFVSSGAFGAAAVGVLAWMYKYLSHGASSPPGADTVDHAGAKLDSKAHEVKNWAQHRLDQARTP, encoded by the coding sequence ATGGCTGGAGAGCAGGCGTTCCACCGGGGAGGCGTGCACGGAGGCGGCAGCGCCATCGGGCCGGACTACATGCGGGCCATCCGCGGCGACGACGACTACTACGGCGGGCACGGCCAGGGCCACAGCCAGCCGGCGGCCGTCACCCTCGCGAAGGgggtggccgcggcggcggcggcggggtcgatgCTGCTCCTGTCGGCCCTGACGCTGACGGGCACGGTGCTGGCGCTGATCGTggcgacgccgctgctggtgctctTCAGCCCCGTGCTGGTGCCCGCGGCCATCGCCGCCACGGTGCTGACGGCCGGGTTCGTCTCGTCGGGGGCGttcggcgcggcggcggtgggggtGCTGGCGTGGATGTACAAGTACCTGTCGCACGGGGCGTCCTCGCCGCCGGGGGCCGACACGGTGGACCACGCGGGCGCGAAGCTGGACTCCAAGGCGCACGAGGTGAAGAACTGGGCGCAGCATCGCCTCGACCAGGCACGAACGCCGTAG